The Kitasatospora setae KM-6054 genome contains a region encoding:
- a CDS encoding ABC transporter permease, producing the protein MIAWQMLRFAVGGLAANKVRSALTMLGVLIGVASVILLLAVGNGSSVAVKESITSLGTNALTVSSAASRGSATAAKKLTVEDAKALATAADTPSIKSVAPVVTTSGTALYGNISYQPGQIVGTYPAYFETANLKVDKGDYFSADDVLNSRKVAVLGSTTAKELFAAEDPVGKKITVGGTPFTVVGVLKTKGSTGFNDPDDVLVAPLPTVQNAFTGFGSVNQILVQAASAETTTEAQSDITRILMGTHAVKDAAKADFRISNQTSLLTARESTTRTFTVLLGAVAAISLLVGGIGITNIMLVTVTERTREIGIRKALGAPRAVILGQFLAESTLLSVIGAGLGVAAGIAGSHFPVVGIKPVVIPESVLGAFAIAVAIGLFFGSYPANRAASLRPIDALRHE; encoded by the coding sequence GTGATCGCCTGGCAGATGCTCCGCTTCGCGGTCGGCGGCCTGGCCGCCAACAAGGTCCGCTCCGCGCTGACCATGCTCGGCGTGCTGATCGGCGTGGCCTCGGTGATCCTGCTGCTGGCGGTCGGCAACGGCTCCTCGGTGGCGGTCAAGGAGTCGATCACCTCGCTCGGCACCAACGCGCTGACCGTCTCCTCCGCCGCCTCGCGCGGCTCGGCCACCGCCGCCAAGAAGCTCACCGTGGAGGACGCCAAGGCGCTCGCCACCGCCGCCGACACCCCGTCCATCAAGTCGGTCGCCCCGGTGGTCACCACCAGCGGCACCGCGCTGTACGGGAACATCTCGTACCAGCCCGGCCAGATCGTCGGCACCTACCCCGCCTACTTCGAGACCGCCAACCTGAAGGTCGACAAGGGCGACTACTTCTCCGCCGACGACGTGCTGAACTCCCGCAAGGTCGCGGTGCTCGGCTCGACCACCGCCAAGGAGCTGTTCGCCGCCGAGGACCCGGTCGGCAAGAAGATCACCGTCGGCGGCACCCCGTTCACCGTGGTCGGGGTGCTGAAGACCAAGGGCTCCACCGGCTTCAACGACCCCGACGACGTGCTGGTCGCGCCGCTGCCGACCGTGCAGAACGCGTTCACCGGCTTCGGCTCGGTCAACCAGATCCTGGTGCAGGCCGCCTCGGCCGAGACCACCACCGAGGCACAGTCCGACATCACCCGGATCCTGATGGGCACCCACGCCGTCAAGGACGCCGCCAAGGCCGACTTCCGGATCAGCAACCAGACCTCGCTGCTGACCGCCCGCGAGTCCACCACCAGGACCTTCACCGTCCTGCTCGGCGCGGTCGCCGCGATCTCGCTGCTGGTCGGCGGCATCGGCATCACCAACATCATGCTGGTGACGGTCACCGAGCGGACCAGGGAGATCGGCATCCGCAAGGCGCTCGGCGCGCCCCGCGCGGTCATCCTCGGCCAGTTCCTCGCCGAGTCGACCCTGCTGTCGGTGATCGGCGCCGGCCTCGGCGTGGCCGCCGGGATCGCCGGCTCGCACTTCCCGGTGGTCGGCATCAAGCCCGTGGTGATCCCCGAGTCGGTGCTCGGCGCGTTCGCCATCGCCGTCGCCATCGGCCTGTTCTTCGGCAGCTACCCCGCCAACCGGGCCGCCTCGCTGCGCCCGATCGACGCCCTCCGGCACGAGTAG
- a CDS encoding sensor histidine kinase, with product MARFSLRVRLLVLALLLVTTGLVVSDTLVLGTVRGQLVDRVDEQLDRFAEPLSRRAPSKQTGGSVFSSAQGGVRRTGQSLPSEYVVRYLGEDGAVQSVIRQPLSESDPPPQLPALDRKGLTERLADPFTASGPRSSEWRSMVLPLQRSAAAADPAGPKYVQVAVPLAEVQSTISHLRTTFLSIGAAVLAGLAVLGAFAVRAGLRPLRQLEAGAQRIADGDLSYRMPELPARTEAGRLSAALNGMLTHIETAFAARAASEERMRRFVADASHELRTPLAGIRGFAELHRMGALRDVDRAMDRIESEAVRLGALVEDLLMLARIDEERPLDLAPMDLRTLAADALHDLTALDPGRPVALTGPNGLGAPQPAPVLGDEARLRQVVTNLVGNAVKHTPPGTAVRIGVGRSDGGCLLEVADRGPGLTEEQAALVFERFYRADASRSRRAGQSGGSGLGLAIASALVSAHGGELTLRTAPGDGAAFRLSLPHQR from the coding sequence ATGGCCCGCTTCTCGCTCCGGGTGCGGCTGCTGGTGCTGGCGCTGCTGCTGGTCACCACCGGCCTGGTGGTGAGCGACACCCTGGTGCTGGGCACCGTCCGCGGCCAACTGGTGGACCGGGTCGACGAGCAGCTCGACCGGTTCGCCGAGCCGCTCTCCCGCCGGGCGCCGTCCAAGCAGACCGGCGGCTCGGTGTTCAGCAGCGCCCAGGGCGGGGTCCGCCGGACCGGGCAGAGCCTGCCCAGCGAGTACGTGGTGCGCTACCTGGGCGAGGACGGCGCGGTGCAGTCGGTGATCCGGCAGCCGCTGAGCGAGTCCGACCCGCCGCCGCAGCTGCCCGCGCTGGACCGCAAGGGGCTGACCGAGCGGCTGGCCGACCCGTTCACCGCCTCCGGGCCGCGCTCCAGCGAGTGGCGCTCGATGGTGCTGCCGCTGCAGCGGTCCGCCGCCGCGGCCGACCCGGCCGGGCCGAAGTACGTGCAGGTCGCGGTGCCGCTGGCGGAGGTCCAGTCGACCATCTCGCACCTGCGCACCACCTTCCTGAGCATCGGCGCCGCGGTGCTGGCCGGCCTGGCCGTGCTGGGCGCGTTCGCGGTCCGGGCCGGGCTGCGGCCGCTGCGCCAGCTGGAGGCGGGCGCCCAGCGGATCGCCGACGGCGACCTGTCGTACCGGATGCCGGAGCTGCCCGCCCGCACCGAGGCGGGCCGGCTGTCCGCCGCGCTGAACGGGATGCTCACCCACATCGAGACCGCGTTCGCCGCCCGGGCCGCCTCCGAGGAGCGGATGCGGCGCTTCGTCGCCGACGCCTCGCACGAGCTGCGCACCCCGCTGGCGGGCATCCGCGGCTTCGCCGAGCTGCACCGGATGGGCGCGCTGCGGGACGTCGACCGGGCGATGGACCGGATCGAGTCGGAGGCGGTCCGGCTCGGCGCGCTGGTCGAGGACCTGCTGATGCTGGCCCGGATCGACGAGGAGCGCCCGCTCGACCTGGCCCCGATGGACCTGCGCACGCTGGCCGCCGACGCGCTGCACGACCTGACCGCGCTCGACCCCGGCCGCCCGGTCGCGCTGACCGGCCCGAACGGCCTGGGCGCCCCGCAGCCCGCCCCGGTGCTGGGCGACGAGGCCCGGCTGCGCCAGGTGGTGACCAACCTGGTCGGCAACGCGGTCAAGCACACCCCGCCCGGCACCGCGGTGCGGATCGGCGTGGGCCGCTCCGACGGCGGCTGCCTGCTGGAGGTCGCCGACCGGGGGCCGGGGCTGACCGAGGAGCAGGCCGCCCTGGTGTTCGAGCGCTTCTACCGGGCGGACGCCTCGCGCAGCCGCCGGGCCGGCCAGTCCGGGGGATCGGGGCTCGGCCTGGCGATCGCCAGCGCCCTGGTCTCGGCGCACGGCGGCGAGCTGACCCTGCGCACCGCGCCGGGCGACGGCGCGGCCTTCCGACTCTCGCTGCCCCACCAGCGCTGA
- a CDS encoding DUF5666 domain-containing protein: MSDDQELLATAPDARDITAELAAPPRRKLPWPTLALAGCVIAVLSFAGGAWYQKDSGSTGSGTRAGAGSDRAPGTGRGGYGGGNGGGQFPGGGNGGGGGAAGGFTRGTVKSVEGDTVYLTDANGNTVKVTTQDSTKVTTTKEGKVGDLQPGQTVTVLGSKAADGSYSATQLTEGGAAGGFGGNRGGGTGTTGGSGNR; encoded by the coding sequence ATGTCAGACGACCAGGAGCTGCTGGCCACCGCGCCGGACGCCCGCGACATCACCGCCGAGCTGGCCGCGCCCCCGCGCCGCAAGCTCCCCTGGCCCACCCTGGCGCTGGCCGGCTGCGTCATCGCCGTGCTCTCCTTCGCCGGCGGCGCCTGGTACCAGAAGGACAGCGGCAGCACCGGGAGCGGCACCCGGGCGGGCGCCGGATCCGACCGCGCCCCCGGCACCGGCCGCGGCGGCTACGGCGGCGGCAACGGCGGCGGCCAGTTCCCCGGCGGCGGCAACGGCGGTGGCGGCGGCGCGGCGGGCGGCTTCACCCGGGGCACCGTGAAGTCGGTGGAGGGCGACACCGTCTACCTGACCGACGCCAACGGCAACACCGTCAAGGTCACCACCCAGGACTCCACCAAGGTCACCACCACCAAGGAGGGCAAGGTCGGCGACCTGCAGCCCGGCCAGACCGTCACGGTGCTGGGCAGCAAGGCCGCGGACGGCTCCTACAGCGCCACCCAGCTCACCGAGGGCGGCGCGGCGGGCGGCTTCGGCGGCAACCGCGGCGGTGGGACCGGCACCACCGGCGGTAGCGGGAACCGCTGA
- the cydB gene encoding cytochrome d ubiquinol oxidase subunit II: MHLHDLWFILIAVLWIGYFFLEGFDFGVGILTRTLARNTAERRVLINTIGPVWDGNEVWLLTAGGATFAAFPDWYATLFSGFFIPLLLILVCLIVRGVSFEYRHQRDGERWQRNWELAIFWTSLLPAFLWGVAFANIVHGVDIDRDKNYVGTLWDLLNPYALLGGLTTLVLFTFHGAVFASLKTAGEIRVRARAQATGLGLATAVLALVFLVWTQAHSGNGWSLAALVVAVLALLGALGANRLAREGWAFALSGLTVVAAVGMLFLSLFPDVMPSTLNPDWSLTVSNAASSGYTLKVMTVVAAVFTPLVLLYQSWTYWVFRRRIGVQHIPAAHH, translated from the coding sequence ATGCACCTGCACGACCTCTGGTTCATCCTGATCGCCGTCCTGTGGATCGGCTACTTCTTCCTGGAGGGCTTCGACTTCGGCGTCGGCATCCTGACCCGGACGCTGGCCCGGAACACCGCCGAGCGCCGCGTCCTGATCAACACCATCGGCCCGGTCTGGGACGGCAACGAGGTGTGGCTGCTGACCGCCGGCGGCGCCACCTTCGCGGCCTTCCCCGACTGGTACGCCACCCTGTTCAGCGGCTTCTTCATCCCGCTGCTGCTGATCCTGGTCTGCCTGATCGTCCGCGGCGTCTCCTTCGAGTACCGGCACCAGCGCGACGGCGAGCGCTGGCAGCGCAACTGGGAGCTGGCGATCTTCTGGACCTCGCTGCTGCCCGCCTTCCTGTGGGGCGTCGCCTTCGCCAACATCGTGCACGGCGTCGACATCGACCGGGACAAGAACTACGTCGGCACGCTCTGGGACCTGCTCAACCCGTACGCGCTGCTCGGCGGCCTCACCACCCTGGTGCTGTTCACCTTCCACGGCGCGGTGTTCGCCTCGCTCAAGACCGCCGGCGAGATCCGGGTCCGGGCCCGCGCCCAGGCCACCGGCCTCGGCCTGGCCACCGCCGTGCTCGCCCTGGTCTTCCTGGTCTGGACGCAGGCGCACTCCGGCAACGGCTGGAGCCTGGCCGCCCTGGTGGTCGCCGTCCTCGCCCTGCTCGGCGCGCTCGGCGCCAACCGGCTGGCCCGCGAGGGCTGGGCGTTCGCGCTCAGCGGCCTGACCGTGGTGGCCGCCGTCGGGATGCTCTTCCTGTCGCTGTTCCCCGACGTGATGCCCTCGACGCTGAACCCCGACTGGTCGCTGACCGTCTCCAACGCCGCGTCCTCCGGCTACACCCTCAAGGTGATGACCGTCGTCGCGGCGGTCTTCACCCCGCTGGTGCTGCTCTACCAGAGCTGGACCTACTGGGTCTTCCGGCGCCGGATCGGCGTCCAGCACATCCCCGCCGCCCACCACTGA
- a CDS encoding cytochrome ubiquinol oxidase subunit I yields MDLAVAHETISRWQFGITTVYHFLFVPLTISLASIVAGLQTAWVRTGKEKYFHATKFWGRLFLINIAMGVVTGIVQEFQFGMNWSDYSRFVGDVFGAPLAMEALIAFFFESTFIGLWIFGWDRLPKKVHLACIWLVAIGTALSAYFILAANSWMQHPVGYKIDPATGKAQLTDIVRVLTQNTTVVQVFHTLTAAFLTGAAFVVGIASYHLWRAKRGKEADRRKTAAMRTSLRVGLAIAVVAGLGTAISGDTLGKVMFEQQPMKMAAAEALWDTQAPAPFSVFAIGDVTQGHNSVELEIPGILSFLAHNDFSSSVPGINDTAAAEAAKYGGQPEDYIPNIFVTYWGFRLMIGFGMTSFVAALIGLWTTRRTFWLAPEHRTGEDEPPKLMLTKKREMNVFLTRWSWRIGILTMGFPLLANSFGWIFTEMGRQPWVVFGLMRTRDAVSPNVTVGTQVVGLATLTALYAILAVIEVRLLAKYAAAGPDTSERPPAKDPTLRGPSDDEDADQPLAFAY; encoded by the coding sequence GTGGACCTAGCAGTCGCTCACGAGACCATCTCGCGATGGCAGTTCGGCATCACCACCGTCTACCACTTCCTGTTCGTGCCCCTCACGATCAGCCTGGCCTCGATCGTGGCCGGACTGCAGACCGCCTGGGTCCGCACGGGCAAGGAGAAGTACTTCCACGCCACCAAGTTCTGGGGCCGGCTCTTCCTGATCAACATCGCGATGGGCGTGGTCACCGGCATCGTCCAGGAGTTCCAGTTCGGCATGAACTGGTCCGACTACTCCCGCTTCGTCGGCGACGTGTTCGGCGCCCCGCTGGCGATGGAGGCGCTGATCGCCTTCTTCTTCGAGTCCACCTTCATCGGCCTGTGGATCTTCGGCTGGGACCGGCTCCCGAAGAAGGTCCACCTGGCCTGCATCTGGCTGGTGGCGATCGGCACCGCGCTGTCCGCCTACTTCATCCTGGCCGCCAACTCCTGGATGCAGCACCCCGTCGGGTACAAGATCGACCCGGCCACCGGCAAGGCCCAGCTCACCGACATCGTCCGGGTGCTGACCCAGAACACCACCGTCGTCCAGGTCTTCCACACCCTGACCGCCGCCTTCCTCACCGGCGCCGCCTTCGTGGTCGGCATCGCCAGCTACCACCTGTGGCGGGCCAAGCGCGGCAAGGAGGCCGACCGGCGGAAGACCGCCGCGATGCGCACCTCGCTGCGGGTCGGCCTGGCCATCGCCGTGGTGGCCGGCCTGGGCACCGCGATCAGCGGCGACACCCTCGGCAAGGTGATGTTCGAGCAGCAGCCGATGAAGATGGCCGCCGCCGAGGCGCTCTGGGACACCCAGGCGCCCGCCCCGTTCTCGGTGTTCGCGATCGGCGACGTCACCCAGGGCCACAACTCGGTCGAGCTGGAGATCCCCGGGATACTGTCCTTCCTCGCCCACAACGACTTCTCCTCCTCGGTGCCCGGCATCAACGACACCGCCGCCGCCGAGGCCGCCAAGTACGGCGGGCAGCCCGAGGACTACATCCCGAACATCTTCGTCACCTACTGGGGCTTCCGGCTGATGATCGGCTTCGGCATGACGTCCTTCGTCGCCGCGCTGATCGGCCTGTGGACCACCCGCCGGACGTTCTGGCTCGCCCCCGAGCACCGCACCGGCGAGGACGAGCCGCCGAAGCTGATGCTCACGAAGAAGCGCGAGATGAACGTCTTCCTCACCCGGTGGAGCTGGCGGATCGGCATCCTCACCATGGGCTTCCCGCTGCTCGCCAACAGCTTCGGCTGGATCTTCACCGAGATGGGCCGCCAGCCCTGGGTGGTCTTCGGCCTGATGCGCACCCGCGACGCGGTCTCCCCCAACGTCACCGTCGGCACCCAGGTGGTCGGCCTGGCCACGCTGACCGCGCTCTACGCGATCCTCGCCGTGATCGAGGTCAGGCTGCTCGCCAAGTACGCCGCGGCCGGCCCCGACACGTCCGAGCGGCCGCCCGCGAAGGACCCGACCCTGCGCGGTCCCTCCGACGACGAGGACGCCGACCAGCCCCTCGCCTTCGCGTACTGA
- a CDS encoding response regulator transcription factor — translation MSGAVQSNPVPTVQAGGEPFLLVVDDEPNIRELLSASLRFSGFRVASAATGQEALDAVAAERPDLVVLDVMLPDLDGFTVVRRLRDQTQWPQSPEHVPVLFLTAKDGTGDKVQGLAVGADDYVTKPFSLEELIARIRAILRRAGGPADDGRLVVADLTLDPAAHEVTRGGVPVSLSPTEFKLLHYLMANVGRVVSKAQILDHVWAYDFGGDLSIVESYISYLRRKLDSGPGHGPKLIHTVRGIGYALRRPPNG, via the coding sequence GTGTCAGGCGCAGTGCAGTCGAACCCGGTCCCGACGGTCCAGGCCGGGGGCGAGCCCTTCCTGCTGGTGGTCGACGACGAACCGAACATCCGCGAGCTGCTCTCCGCCAGCCTGCGCTTCTCCGGTTTCCGGGTGGCCTCCGCCGCGACCGGCCAGGAGGCGCTGGACGCGGTCGCCGCCGAGCGCCCCGACCTGGTGGTGCTGGACGTGATGCTGCCCGACCTGGACGGCTTCACCGTGGTGCGCCGGCTGCGCGACCAGACCCAGTGGCCGCAGAGCCCCGAGCACGTCCCGGTGCTGTTCCTGACCGCCAAGGACGGCACCGGCGACAAGGTGCAGGGCCTGGCGGTCGGCGCCGACGACTACGTCACCAAGCCGTTCAGCCTGGAGGAGCTGATCGCCCGGATCCGGGCGATCCTGCGCCGGGCCGGCGGCCCGGCCGACGACGGCCGCCTGGTGGTCGCCGACCTCACCCTGGACCCGGCCGCGCACGAGGTCACCCGCGGCGGCGTCCCGGTCTCGCTCTCCCCCACCGAGTTCAAGCTGCTGCACTACCTGATGGCCAACGTCGGCCGGGTGGTCTCCAAGGCGCAGATCCTCGACCACGTGTGGGCCTACGACTTCGGCGGCGACCTCTCCATCGTCGAGTCGTACATCTCCTACCTGCGCCGCAAGCTCGACTCCGGGCCGGGCCACGGCCCCAAGCTGATCCACACGGTGCGCGGCATCGGCTACGCGCTGCGCCGCCCGCCGAACGGCTGA